In Papaver somniferum cultivar HN1 chromosome 1, ASM357369v1, whole genome shotgun sequence, a genomic segment contains:
- the LOC113332698 gene encoding uncharacterized protein LOC113332698 — MYQETSRQPPVDTGMRKIYGRLWKLPTVPRIRQFLLKAISNFLSTKDVLGSAIVGDDTLCPLCELQEETATHLILHCNFSRAVWFAVLGWTSDNNGSLSEWIISWFDSLFNGTITGNDLVSRAIIAWNIWMERCAKAFNNSNASPDAIIQKCKNMVSEHSNRITIPSQLTPRINLQNVNWIPPPISFLTLNCDGSFDYNNLLGGIGLIIRNFACMQQEARCISMNEARSAEQVECMGLWSSVQWAKDLKLERVHFEMDAKVVVDAVNNDNSAMDWRLLNIILDIKNLFQILVLGNSLMFLKREIK, encoded by the coding sequence ATGTACCAGGAGACTTCTCGTCAACCACCAGTGGATACAGGTATGAGGAAAATCTACGGCAGATTATGGAAACTACCAACGGTTCCAAGAATCCGTCAATTTCTGTTGAAAGCCATCTCCAATTTTCTATCTACTAAAGACGTGTTGGGTAGTGCAATTGTGGGTGATGATACTCTATGTCCACTGTGTGAACTTCAAGAGGAAACCGCAACGCATCTAATACTGCACTGTAATTTTTCTAGAGCAGTATGGTTTGCAGTGTTGGGCTGGACTTCTGATAACAATGGTTCTCTCTCGGaatggattattagttggttcgaTAGCCTGTTCAATGGTACAATCACAGGAAATGATCTAGTTAGTAGAGCAATCATTGCCTGGAATATTTGGATGGAAAGATGTGCAAAAGCTTTCAACAACAGTAATGCTTCTCCGGATGCAATTATTCAGAAATGTAAGAACATGGTTTCTGAACACTCAAACAGGATTACAATTCCCTCTCAGCTTACTCCTAGAATTAATCTTCAAAATGTTAATTGGATTCCTCCTCCAATTAGTTTTTTGACTTTAAATTGTGATGGTTCTTTTGATTATAATAATCTTTTAGGTGGTATTGGTCTAATAATAAGAAATTTTGCATGTATGCAACAAGAAGCAAGGTGCATTAGCATGAATGAAGCTAGGAGTGCAGAACAGGTCGAATGTATGGGTTTGTGGAGCTCGGTGCAATGGGCAAAGGATTTAAAGCTTGAACGAGTTCACTTTGAAATGGACGCTAAAGTGGTAGTAGACGCTGTCAATAACGACAATAGTGCCATGGATTGGAGACTTCTTAATATTATTCTAGACATTAAAAATCTTTTTCAAATTTTAGTTCTTGGAAACTCTCTTATGTTCCTAAAGAGAGAAATAAAGTAG